The window ATTTATCGAGCCACACAGTGAACATAGACGTCGTATATCTTCTCGAACAAAACCCTATCCTTCTAATCTTCGTCGTATTAGCCATCGGCCTTGCCTTCGGAAAAATCCGATTTGGTAAATTACAACTAGGTAACTCAATCGGAGTTCTCATCACTTCGCTTATCATGGGCCACTTGGGCTTCTCTTTTAATGCTGAAGCGTTAACAATTGGGTTTATGCTGTTTATCTACTGCGTAGGTATCGAAGCTGGTCCCAACTTCTTTGGTATCTTTTTTAGAGATGGTAAGCATTACTTTATTCTCAGCATGACTGTTCTGGTTACAGCGGTATGTTTAACTTATGGGTTAAGCCATTATTTTGGGCTCGATTTCGGGCTTTCAGCAGGTATGATGGCGGGCGCATTAACCGCAACGCCTGTTCTAGTGGGTGCACAAGACGCACTTAACTCAGGTTTGGCGACGATACCACGCAATATGGATTTTTCGCTGGTATTAGAAAACTTATCTGTTGGTTATGCCATGGCTTATCTGATTGGCTTAATCAGCATGATCATGTTCGCCAAGCTGCTGCCACGGCTACAGAAACAAAACCTGTCCGACTCAGCACAACAAATTGCTCAAGAGCGTGGGCTTGGTAACTCAGGGCAGAGAAAAGTCTATCTCCCTATCATTCGCGCGTATCGCGTTGGTCCAGAATTGATTGACTGGACGGATGGTAAAAACCTACGTGAACTGGGTATCTACCGTCAAACAGGCTGTTACATTGAGCGAATTCGCCGAAATGGTATTCTCGCCCACCCTGATGGTGACGCTATTCTGCAAGAAGGCGATGAGATTGCACTGGTTGGTTTCCCGGATAGCCACGCTCGATTGGATTCCAGTTTCCGCAACGGCAAAGAAGTCTTTGATCGCAACTTGCTGGATTTACGCATTGTTGAAGAAGAAATCGTGGTAAAAAGTGACGCAATAGCCGGTAAACGTTTATCCGACCTTAACTTGTCTGAGTTTGGTTGTTTCTTAAACCGCGTAGTGCGTGCTCAAATTGAAATGCCAATGGATTTAGACATTGTGCTTGCCAAAGGTGACGTTCTTCAGGTCAGTGGCGAAAAAAGTCGCGTACATGGTCTTGCTGAAAAAATCGGTTTCATCTCGATTCACAGCCAAATGGCAGACTTATTAGCATTTTGTAGCTTCTTCATTCTGGGCATTATGTTTGGTCTTATCACGATGACATTTGGCCAAGTGTCGTTCAGCTTAGGTAATGCGGTAGGTTTATTGCTTTCTGGTATTACCTTGGGCTTCTTGCGTGCCAACCACCCTACTTTCGGCTACGTACCACAAGGCGCGCTGAACATGGTTAAAGACCTTGGTTTAATGTTCTTTATGGTCGGCATTGGCCTCAGTGCTGGTGGAAAAATGTTCGAGCATCTGACACAGGTAGGTCCGAAAGTCATCGGCTTGGCCTTTATTGTCAGCGTGGTTCCTGTAGCACTGGCGTATTTAGTTGGCGCCTATGCACTTAAAATGAATCGAGCATTGCTTTTTGGTGCCATTATTGGCGCTCGTACATGTGCACCGGCCATGGACGTAGTAAACGACTACGCGAAGTCAACGATTCCCGCACTAGGCTACGCTGGCACGTATGCAATAGCAAACATCTTAATGACGCTAGCGGGTACGATTCTCATCATATTGAGTTGATTCAGCAGACATCAGACACAAAAAAGGCGCTCAGTGAGCGCCTTTTTACTACATAAATATTAGGAACGAATAAATATTAGAAACGACCTAAATAATAGCCATTAGATTTGAATGAAATCTGCTTCTACTGCTGGGTTCACGTCTGCTTCGTAATCCACACCGTCAACACCAAAACCGAATAGCTTCAAGAACTCTTCTTTATACTCTACGTAATCAGTTAGCTCTTTTAGGTTTTCAGTCGTAATTTGTGGCCACAGGTCACGACAGTGTTGCTGGATGTCTTCACGAAGTTCCCAGTCGTCCAGACGAAGGCGGTTCATGTCGTCCACTTCTGCCGCAGAGCCATCTTCTTTGTATAGACGCTGGCTGAACATACGGTAGATTTGCTCCATACAACCTTCGTGTACGCCTTCTTCACGCATCTTCTTGAACACCATTGCAATGTACAGTGGCATTACAGGAATTGCAGAACTTGCCTGAGTGACAACAGATTTAAGAACTGCAACGTTCGCGCTGCCGCCTGTTTCTGCTAGTTTCTCGTTAAGTGCTGTTGCTGCGCGGTCCAGGTCCATTTTCGCTTTACCTAGCGCACCATCCCAGTAGATTGGCCAAGTTAGCTCGGTACCGATGTAGCTGTATGCGACGGTCTTACAACCTTCAGCAAGTACACCCGCTTCAGAAAGTGCGTTGATCCAAAGTTCCCAGTCTTCACCACCCATTACGGTGACTGTATCTTTGATCTCTTCTTCTGTTGCAGGCTCAACACTTGCTTCGATGATCACGTCTTTGTTGGTATCAACCGCTGTCGATGTGTAAGTTTCACCGATTGGTTTTAGAGATGAACGAATCAGTTCACCCGTTTCTGGTAATTTACGTACTGGGGAAGCCAGTGAGTAAACCACCATATCAATCTGACCCAAGTCTTCTTTGATCAGCTCGATTGTTTTCTCTTTTGCTTCGTTTGAGAAAGCATCGCCGTTCAGGCTTTTCGCATACAGACCTTCTTCACGTGCCAACTTTTCGAAAGCGGCAGCGTTATAAAAACCTGCTGTGCCAGGCTTCTTCTCTGTGCCTTCTTTTTCAAAGAACACACCGATAGTTGATGCACCGCCACCAAATGCCGCAGCGATACGAGAAGATAGACCATACCCACTTGATGCACCCACAACAAGAACGCGTTTTGGTGCGTTTTTAATTGGGCCTTGTGCTTTAGTGAAAGCAATTTGTTCTTTTACATTAGCTTCACAACCAACAGGGTGCGTAGTAGTACAGATAAATCCACGAATTCTAGGTTTGATGATCATATTCAACTTCCTTTAAAAAACCTTGTAAGGATAAAAGTTTCGCTCGGTGTTCGCATCTAATTTCTGTAAAAATGCTTCGAAAATGCAAGTGGTTGGAGCACTCTAGTATCATGCTAAACAAAAAAGCACCTCAAAGAGGTGCTTTCATCAATAAATCTATTGGCTCGTTAAGCGGCTGAATTAAGATGTGACTTTTTTGGCGCATCGGTACGAAGTTCCGAAAAGTCGTGGCTAAAGTGGTCCACTTGAATCGCTTTGGAACGCAGTTTGTCCGCCGCTTTAATCTTATCGACTTCTTCCTGAGTTAATACGTCAGCCTCTAGCGCTTGTTGTAAGCGGTCGTCCAACAGACCTTTACGAGCGACTTTCCCATCTTTAACGCCCTTAACAAGCTTACGCTCTAACGGTTTGATATCGTACATCGCAAGGAAGGCGTTCTCCATCAAACCGATATTGTCATCTTCTGCTTTACCTACGTAGCATAAATGAGTCAAACGATCTCGCTGTGCACCCGGCGTCATCATAGCTTCTGCAATGCGTGTACTCAGTTCATCACTAGGCTTGTTGAAGTGATTACCTAATGGGAATAGAAGTCCCTTCAATACACCACCAACGTATTTCACCGGGAAATTAGTATAAGCTTCGTTTAGTGACTTAGCGGCATTGTACAAACAGTGCTGCACGGCGTAGTGAACGAAGTCTAGATCGCCTTGCTGACGGCCTTCGTCTTCGTACTTCTTAAGCGCTGCTGACGCCATGTATAGGAAACTCAGACCATCGCCCAGACGAGCCGAGATCATCTCTTTACGTTTCAGGTCACCACCCAGTGTCAACATAGCGAAGTCTGCGCTTACCGCAAGGTCTCGACTTAGACGCGTGATGTCCTTGTAGTACTTCTTCGTTGGGCCACTCATTTCTGCTTTGATAAAACGAGAACCCGTCAATGCTGCGCCCAATGCACCGAATGTGTTTCCGGTTGCATGTTTGATGTGTTTGAACAACAAATCATCAAACTCTTTCGCGCCTTGCTCCGTATCTGGGTTTGCTGCTGCTTCCATTTCTTTTAGTACGTATGGATGACAACGCGTCGCACCTTGACCGAAGATCATCAGGTTACGAGTCAGAATGTTTGCACCTTCTACAGTAATCGCAACTGGGATACCAACGTAATGTTTCGCCAAGTAGTTCATTGGGCCATCTTGGATAGCTCGACCTGCGTGAATATCAAATGAATCGTTAAGAAGCGTACGTGCCATCTCAGTCATATGATATTTAGCAATAGCGGTTACGATCCCCGGCTTTTCTTTCATGTCTAACGACGTGGTTGTCAGGGTGCGCGTCGCTTCAAGCAGGTAGGTTAAACCACCGATACGGCCCATCGCTTCTGCCACACCTTCGAATTTACCGATAGACATGCCGAACTGTTTACGTACGTATGCGTATGCGCCGGTTGTTCTTGTTGTTAGGTGCCCAATAGCTGCGCCAAGCGCTGGTAATGAGATACCGCGACCAGCCGACAAACATTCAACCAACATACGCCAGCCTTTGCCAGCATAATCCGCACCACCGATCAACCAATCCATTGGGATGAATACATCTTCACCACGCGTTGGGCCATTCATGAACGCTGAGCCTAGTGGGTCGTGGCGTTCACCAATTTCAACACCTTCGTGATCGGCAGGAATCAGTGCACAAGTGATACCAATATCTTTCTTGTCACCAAGCAAACCGTCAGGGTCCTGTAGTTTAAATGCCAGACCAAGAACCGTAGCAACCGGCGCAAGAGTAATGTAACGTTTGTTCCAGCTAAGGCGAATACCAAGCACTTCTTCACCATTATGCTTGCCGTAACAAACCACGCCCTGATCTGGGATACCGCCCGCATCAGAACCTGCTTCAGGGCCTGTAAGCGCGAAACATGGGATGTCCGTACCGTCAGCGAGACGTGGCAACCAGTAATCTTTTTGCTCTTGTGTACCGTAATGAGAAAGAAGCTCCCCAGGACCAAGTGAGTTTGGTACCATTACCGATACAGCGGCACTGATGCTTCGAGTCGCGATACGCGAAACAATCGTCGAGTTAGCCAACGATGAAAACTCACGACCACCATATTCTTTAGAAATAATCAGGGACAAAAAGCGCTCTTTACGCAAAAACTCCCACACTTCCGGAGATAAATCTCGGTCTTCTTTAACGATCTTTTGTTCGTCAAGCATGTCGAGCAGCGTTACAAGCTCATTATCCATAAAGGATTGCTCTTCTGCTGTTAGCGTCGGAGTTGGGTAATGGTGCAGCGTTTTAAAATTTGGTTTGCCGGAAAATAGCTCTGCATCCCACCAGACACTACCTGCTTCCATTGCTTCTCTTTCCGTACTGGACAACGGAGGTAGTACTTTTTTAAACAACTTAAATGCTGGGTCACTAATCCATTTTCTTCGTAAAGAGCTCATTGTTCAGATCCTTTTGTTCACGTCACTAATTTATTATTGGTTTAACTAACAGCTTACTTGCTCTGGTCAATTACTTCGCTGACATACCTGCTGACAAGTAAGGAATTAACAAATCGACGACAGACTTAATATCGACTTCTTTATTAAATTTACTATCTGCAAGCTCTGATAGTGCTTGACTAGATGCCATCGTAAAAACACACGTTCCGAGCGTAAAATGTAATCGCCAGAACAGTAGCTCTTCCGTTAGCTCTGGGTTCGCTTTCATGATAGAGGCAGTAAATAATTTCAATACCTCTTCGTAACGAGTGGTGATGAACCAACGTAAATGCCCTTGTACATCCGTGTAACCTCTACCTAATAACAACATAAATAGGGCTGTACCATTTGGTCTTACTTCATTAAGTGTACTTAATGGCAATCTTAGCGATTCAAACACTTCTTCCATTGTGTAGTTATCGCGTGTATTTAGCTCGATGAGAGAGGTTTTGATACTCGGCATCAGTGCTTCTAGATATCGGTCTAAAACCGCTCGAACCAGCGTCTTCTTATCGCCAAAGTGGTAATTTACTGATGCAAGATTTACATTCGCTCTGCCAGTAATGGTTCTCAGTGATGTATCATTGAACCCATACTCAGCAAACAACCCTTCTGCGACATTAAGTATTTTTTCTTTTGTTGAAGTTCTCGGGGCCATTTTAATCACTCGTATTAAACAACTGTTTAAAATATACCCCGAACACCGAGATTAACAAACGATTAACATCACATTTTCAAAATTTATTCTTTCAATAAAAAGAATCAACGTTAAACAAAATAAATTTCAAGTGACGTGATTTAAGTGTGATAACCATGTACACAAGATTCTCAGGTAACTCGGTGGATTACGGGTGATAAACTGTCGGTGACATTGTCCACAGATACAATGACTTACATAGTCACATCAAATGCGCGGTACATTGGGGAAATATTTTTCAAAAAAAATGGAACTGTTCGGAAAATGCTCGGTCTGAATATATGTAACAACTAGGGCATTTTAAGTTTCACTGGCCGTCAAACTTTCCCATCTAATTGTTACGTTGCTGCTTTTTTCTTATTAACTCCTATGTTTGTATCCGCCCAGTCAACGTTTCGACTGGGCTTTTTTTCGTCTGTCACTTTTTCTCTTCAACTTAGGCTAGTTGCATTACAAGCACAAAAAAACCTCCCATGTGGGAGGTTTTGTTTTTGACTAAGCGTTACGCCAGTGACTTTTTAGGTAAAGATAGATGCAGCAATAGATATCCGATTATCGCGGCTGTCGTTGACCCCATCAAAATACCTAGTCGTGCGTAAGTATCGAACTCCGGACTCACATTGCCGAATGCAAGTGACGAGATAAAGATAGACATCGTAAAGCCAATACCACAAAGCACAGACACAGCGAATATATGTTTGAAACTGATACCTTCTGGTAGCTTCGCCACGCCCAGCTTCACTGCCGCCCAGCTGAAGGTGAAAATACCCAGAGGCTTACCAACTAACAAACCAAGCGCGATACCTAATGGCAACATTGACGTTAAGCCAGATAAAGATACGCCTTCTAAAGAAATACCAGCGTTGGCAAACGCAAACAGTGGAAGAATACCAAACGCCACGTATGGGTGAAGAGCATGCTCCATGTGTTTCAGCGGCGAATGCTCGCCCGGCTTGCCTTGAAGCGGGATAGCAAAACCGATTACCACCCCCGCAAGCGTCGCGTGAACACCCGATTTAAGAACAGCAAACCAAAGGATGGCACCCACAATCATATATGGTGTTAGTTTGGTCACTTTCTTAGCGTTCAACAAGAAAAGTAAACCAGTCATGGCAAAACCAACTAGCAAAGCCATTGTCGATAGATCGCCCGTGTAGAATAGCGCGATGATAACCACAACACCTAAGTCATCGATGATAGCCAGAGCCAACAGGAATACTTTTAGGCTTACCGGGACACGTTTACCCAGAAGGGCCATAATACCCAATGCAAAGGCGATATCGGTTGCTGCTGGAATTGCCCAGCCAGAGACCGCTTGAGCATCACTCGCATTAAATGCAACATAAATAAGCGCGGGTGCCAACATACCACCGACCGCTGCAATCGCAGGGAAGATCGCTGTTTCTTTTGATTTCAACGCACCTTCAAGTAGCTCTCGTTTAACCTCAAGGCCAATTAGTAAGAAAAACACAGCCATTAGGCCATCATTGATCCAGTGAGATACAGACATACCCAAAACATAAGTATGCAGAATAGATTGATAAGTTTCGCCCAGAGGTGTGTTTGCAATGGTCATCGCAATCGCAGCAGCAATTACGAGAAGAATGCCTCCTGCGGATTCCATTTTGAAAAAGTCACGAATGGCATCGTTCATACATTAACCCTTATATTTATTATCTTAATAAACGATCGACAAAGAATGATATGAGTTTATAGCTGTAAGAAACTTTAGAATAATCGCTTGTTCAGAGTATAAACTTCGTTATTTCCGATGATTGATTCACAACACATCGTATTTTCCAACATTAACTTTATGGTCATTACGACTAATTGCATATCATTTTTTTGCTATTTATTAATCAGTATTACTCACAATTCAGCATAACATGATTAAAATGTGTATGGTAAGCACAGGGAATCATCATGTTTGTATCCAACTACAGGAACAAAAAAAGCCACCTCAAGGGTGGCTGTATAAATGAAAACGGATGGTAGTTAGCTAAAAACTAATAGCCAGTTAATTGCATAAATCCCCATGCCTCGTTAGAGCCCGATGCCAATGTGGGACCTTCCCAATAAGGGATAACAAACGGGAGCCACATATTCGTGTTAACAACGCGTGTCGTCAGATTAATATCGTGTTGTGGTACGCGGATAACCCACTGTAATGGCAGTCGTTTCCCGTTCGATAAACTGGTTACTTGTAACGGTTGAATCGTAATATCTTTCTCTGTCAGATTAATCACTTGTCCCGAACGTGTTGATAGCGTGCCGAATATATGAGGCATTTGCCCATGATGTCGATATCGACTTACCGTCAACCCTCTGCCATCATCTAAATTTAACGTGAGCCAGTCCCAACCTTGTTGGCCTTCTCCGATTAAACCACTGCCCCACTCTTTTTGAGTCCAAGCCGATCCTGAAACCGGAATTCGCTGCCCATTGACATTCAAATTTCCTTTAACATTCAGGAAAGGCGCACTAAAGCTAAATGAGGCAACCGACTGCAAAGCATGCTTAACTTGGAAGCCTCTATCACCATTAACAACAAAAGGTCCATTCGTCTGCGTATTAAGGTCAACGCTGAATTCATCTGTCGAGACAACCAGTTTACCGGGGAAAGGTGTCGCGCCAAGCGAACGCCAGTTCCAATTGTCAATCCATAAGCTAAATGGGCGGTTTTGCATCCCAGCCTGACCTATACCACCTCGCGCGACACGCTGCTCTTTCCACACCTGGGTACCATGGCTGATGACGATGTGTGAGATGTATAGCTGTGGATTTTGCCAACCTCTCGTTTCACGTTCATCAGTCGCGACTCTAAAGTAGCTCCACTGAACGTTATACACCTCACCATTTTTATCTTGCAGCTTGGCAAAGTAGTTCCACCATTCGTGTTGGTATTTGGGGTGAAACCTAAAATCAGCTGGCAATGAAACATGTTCATCAGGCAAAACCGGTTCGAAGATGGTTTTGTCCTCTCTGGTCAGGAGCGAGTTAATTGTCGTTTCCTGAGTTACTGTCTCTTCCGACCAAAACAGTGAATACAAAGCGCCTAGTAGTACCGCGCCTGCCACAAAAAACAATATTGCTGCTAAGAAGCGCTTTTTGGAACTCTTTTTTACCACTACAACGCATCCCTCAATGACTTCATTGGTGTACTTTTGATCATTCTAATCACAGGCAAAGCACCTGCCGCCATGATAGCCAGCATTGCCCAAGCGATCGTCTTAGCGTATTCCCACGGGATCGTCTGTAACTCCAGTGACCAACCAAAAGACTGCCTGATAATAATATCCACAATCACATGAGCCAGAGCTAAGCCCAGAGGCACTGCGATCAGTGCAGATATCGCCCCAAACGCGAAGAGTTGTAAGCCACCAAGTAAAACCAGCTCTTTACCGGACACGCCCATACATCTGAGCAATGAGAAGTGACGTTGCCGCGAGAGTTCACCTGCCAGTGTCGCAAAGAAAAGACCGAAAACCGCGATGATAAGAGTAATGTTACCCAGCGTACCCGCGATAGCAAACGTATGATCAAAAACACGCATTGCTTGGTTATAAATATTACTGTCATCAAAAATGCGATCCTGAGATAAGCGGAACACGTTTTCCAACCTATTTTTCAGCCCTTCACCATTCACATTATCTTCAAGGACAACACCAAGTCCCACATTGCCGGTTCCTGCAAAAGCATACAGCCAGCTTCGATGAGACATCATCACTTGGTTATAGGGGTTGCCATAGTCATAATAGACACCTGCAACTTGCCAGCCTTCACCAAGCGGCGCATGAAGATCAATCACATCACCAGGTCGAATATCGAGCTTCAACGCCATGGACTCACTCACCATCACACTTTTTCCATGGTGTAACTGATACCAGTAACTAGGCACACCTAGTTTAACTGTTAAGGAGTCAAGCTCTCCTTCAGATGCTCCCGTACTCACAACTTGCAAAACGCCCTTATCAGTGGGTAGATCTTTTTCCCAGCGCCACCACACAGAGTTCACTTCAGGTTGCTGCTGTAACCAGCCGCTCATACGTGCGGCATTATTGTTGTTTGGGTAAATATAAATGTCCGCCGCCAAACGTTGATTCAGCCATTTGTCGGTCGTATCTCTAAAACTACCAACCATAGTTTCAACACCAATATTTGCGGCGAGTGCAAGCATAAATGCCATGCTCGCTACCCCACGATAACTCATACTGGCCGCAGCATCGGCGAAGAACCACCTGACTCTTACCCAACGCAGCGAGTAAGAAAAACTCTGAAATAGATGCCACATGATAAATGGCATGACAAGGGCAACACTTAACATCATCAGCGCGACAATCGTGAAGCCAATCTCCTGTGTTTTTGGCGCTTGGTATACGGCTACCGCAGCAACACAGAAAGCACATGCGGCCAGCGCTTGCCAAGAGAACTCTCGACCAGCAAAACGCATCAGAGAAAGGCGAGACGACAATCGAATTGGTTGGGATTTAAGTAGGCGGATTAGCGGCCACAAACAAGAAATGAGGGCCCCCATCGCTGACATGATTAAGCTGTATATGCTTGACTTCCACGACCAACCAATAGACAAACCGACGTTAGCATCATACAAATCACTTAAGCTTGTCGATACTGTTGGAATCAGCTCATTTGCGAGTATTACACCTAAGAAGTTGCCACAAGCCCAAGCTATGGTCACAAGAATAGACAGTTCAAGTAATAAGGCTTGTGCAAGCTGTGTTCCGCTTACACCAGCTTGACGTAATATCCCTACTAAGCGTTGTCGCTGAATCAGCGATAAAGACATGGCTTGATAAAAGATAAACAGACCGACCAAAAACGACAGCATTCCCATCGCCGTTAAGTTCATATGAAATGCTTTAGTCAAAGACTCTAATTCGTTGCGCGTGTTATGCGTCAGCGTCATACCATTAGGCAGCATTTTTTTCAGTGCGGACAGTTTCTCTTCTGACATTTCACCACACAAAATCGAAGACAAGCCCGAGCTGCGCTTCAACATGCGTAGTAAAGAAATATCCGTGATCAGCCTGGTACCTGAAAGCAGGCTATTCTGGTCTACTTGAAGCGGGCCCAGACGGCTGCCATCGCTCATCTCAATAAAGTCACCATCTTGCCAGCTCATGTAAGAAGCCAAGTCTTGACTGATCAGAATAGGATAAGGCGGCTTCATTATGGATAGAATCGGCATTTCCCCCAGAGACTTTCCTTGCTGAAGAGGAATCATCGCGACAGGATCAATACCGACCAACATCAGATTCATATCTGACCTAGCGTCTAAATGGATCACATCAAACGGGGCACATTGGTTAAAGCCAGCTCGGCGCAGTTGGATATAGAAACCCTGAGGAACTTTATTGGCGGAGTGCTTGGCACTGATTCGATAAGGTAACGGGTTAGAGAAAAGTCTCTCTCCCGTTGTATAGCTCTGTTTTGCATGCTGGTTAATCGAGGTAACACCAACCAGAAGGGATACGCCTAAAGTTAAACCTAACCAGACGAGAATAATTTGCAGTGGGTAACGACGGTAATGACCGAGTAGTGCTTTAACTACGGGCCATAACATGCAGTTGTCCCCCTTGCAGTCGGATTTTACCTTCCATATGGTCAGCCACCTTCTCACTGTGGGTCACCAACAACAGTGTACAATTCAGTTGGCGTGCAAGCGTGGTTAATAAACGCATCACCGCTTCGGCATTTCGTTCATCCAAACTCCCGGTTGGCTCATCGGCCAAGAGAATTTGCGGTTCCATGTAAAGAGCTCGTGCAATCGCAGCACGTTGTTGCTGGCCACCAGAGACTTCTTCAGGGTAACGGCCAAGAAGTGGCATCAAGTCGAGCGCGGAGAGAATCTGACGCCACAAACCTTGATCTTCAGGTAAGCCTTTTAGTTGGCGGCAAAAACGAATGTTATCCGCAATGTTTAGCGTCGGAAGAAGGTTAAATTGCTGGAAAATATTGCCGATATTATTTCTGCGATAGAGTGTTCTCAGACGCTCCGGAGCATCATGCATCGCAAAACCGACAAACTGAATTTCCCCGGAATCCACTGTATCCAGCCCAGCAATCAAATTAAGTAAGGTACTCTTACCTGAGCCACTCTCACCCATTAGAGCGACTTGCTCACCACGTTGTAATGTTAATTCTGCCCCTTGTAAAACTGGGTGAAACTCTCCCCCATCTACATAGCCTTTACATAGGTCTGACAGTTTTAACATTAATATAGCCGCTCAAGAGGTATTTAAAATCGGGGTATGAATCTACACTAAAATCCGACCAGTAGGAAGTAATTTGAATACTAGATCACATTATCAAACCGCAAATGCAACTCGACTCAACTTCTGAAACTATTTTTATTGAAATTAAAGGCAAATTCCTATTACTAACAATCGATCTTCTCCCTTTGTATGATTAATTCCCAATTAAGTTTTTCATCCACTTTTTACTTCTCACACGTGGTAAGGAAATCATCCACTTCACCACTTCCTCGGTTAAAAAGAGCAAGTACACCCATTGCGGCTCCCAACCAAGGTAAATGGCAGCAAAGGCAGCAAGCGGAATACCAATAACCCACTGTGCTATCAAGTCCTGATAAAGACAGAATTTAACATCACCTCCCGCACGGAGAACGCCTACAATGACCATCATAGGAATAGAACGCAATATGACACCAATCGCTAAGATCAGCATAAATTGCTCTGATAACTGACGCGTTTCCGGCGTCAATGCACTGAACGCATTCAGTATCCACTGGTTTGAAACCAACAATATTAAGGCAACCATAACTGCGATCAGAAGATTCAAAATCAGCGTTGCCCAGGCTTGATAGTAAACAGGTTCAAAATTCTTTGCACCTAACTGATTGCCCACCAAAACTGCAGCAGCATTCGACAAACCTATCATCATCGCCAGCGCTATTGATTCAACGGGAGTCATGACTGAGAGAGCCGCTAAGCCTTGGACGCCTGCTTGTCCCATAATCGCATGATAAACAAATAGCCCACCAGCCCACGCCAGAAAGTTAAACGTCGTTGGTAATGACAAGCTAAGAAAGCGCGTGATTTTTTCCAACACGAGTCCTGCTCGGATGTCCTTCCATCCAAACGCAAGAATATGTTTCTTTGCCCATAAATAACCGAAAAGACAGCCCACTTCGATCGCACCGCTGATCACGGTTGCGATGG is drawn from uncultured Vibrio sp. and contains these coding sequences:
- a CDS encoding lipocalin-like domain-containing protein — encoded protein: MVKKSSKKRFLAAILFFVAGAVLLGALYSLFWSEETVTQETTINSLLTREDKTIFEPVLPDEHVSLPADFRFHPKYQHEWWNYFAKLQDKNGEVYNVQWSYFRVATDERETRGWQNPQLYISHIVISHGTQVWKEQRVARGGIGQAGMQNRPFSLWIDNWNWRSLGATPFPGKLVVSTDEFSVDLNTQTNGPFVVNGDRGFQVKHALQSVASFSFSAPFLNVKGNLNVNGQRIPVSGSAWTQKEWGSGLIGEGQQGWDWLTLNLDDGRGLTVSRYRHHGQMPHIFGTLSTRSGQVINLTEKDITIQPLQVTSLSNGKRLPLQWVIRVPQHDINLTTRVVNTNMWLPFVIPYWEGPTLASGSNEAWGFMQLTGY
- a CDS encoding ABC transporter permease is translated as MLWPVVKALLGHYRRYPLQIILVWLGLTLGVSLLVGVTSINQHAKQSYTTGERLFSNPLPYRISAKHSANKVPQGFYIQLRRAGFNQCAPFDVIHLDARSDMNLMLVGIDPVAMIPLQQGKSLGEMPILSIMKPPYPILISQDLASYMSWQDGDFIEMSDGSRLGPLQVDQNSLLSGTRLITDISLLRMLKRSSGLSSILCGEMSEEKLSALKKMLPNGMTLTHNTRNELESLTKAFHMNLTAMGMLSFLVGLFIFYQAMSLSLIQRQRLVGILRQAGVSGTQLAQALLLELSILVTIAWACGNFLGVILANELIPTVSTSLSDLYDANVGLSIGWSWKSSIYSLIMSAMGALISCLWPLIRLLKSQPIRLSSRLSLMRFAGREFSWQALAACAFCVAAVAVYQAPKTQEIGFTIVALMMLSVALVMPFIMWHLFQSFSYSLRWVRVRWFFADAAASMSYRGVASMAFMLALAANIGVETMVGSFRDTTDKWLNQRLAADIYIYPNNNNAARMSGWLQQQPEVNSVWWRWEKDLPTDKGVLQVVSTGASEGELDSLTVKLGVPSYWYQLHHGKSVMVSESMALKLDIRPGDVIDLHAPLGEGWQVAGVYYDYGNPYNQVMMSHRSWLYAFAGTGNVGLGVVLEDNVNGEGLKNRLENVFRLSQDRIFDDSNIYNQAMRVFDHTFAIAGTLGNITLIIAVFGLFFATLAGELSRQRHFSLLRCMGVSGKELVLLGGLQLFAFGAISALIAVPLGLALAHVIVDIIIRQSFGWSLELQTIPWEYAKTIAWAMLAIMAAGALPVIRMIKSTPMKSLRDAL
- a CDS encoding ABC transporter ATP-binding protein, translating into MLKLSDLCKGYVDGGEFHPVLQGAELTLQRGEQVALMGESGSGKSTLLNLIAGLDTVDSGEIQFVGFAMHDAPERLRTLYRRNNIGNIFQQFNLLPTLNIADNIRFCRQLKGLPEDQGLWRQILSALDLMPLLGRYPEEVSGGQQQRAAIARALYMEPQILLADEPTGSLDERNAEAVMRLLTTLARQLNCTLLLVTHSEKVADHMEGKIRLQGGQLHVMARS
- a CDS encoding MATE family efflux transporter, encoding MSFFSQLLVHADKAFLRRLFAIALPITLQSIMFSSRSLVDVLMLGQLGEAEIAAVGVAARATFVTTIMLVGVTTGGALLTAQYWGAGDKAGVRESTSLTWVIAMVFAAMAVFLFVIFPDPIMSLTTDSQQVIDLGANYLVASSVSMFAVACVASMAVGLRAMHQPGLSTFFSGIGIVSNVFLNWVLIFGHLGFPALGITGAAIATVISGAIEVGCLFGYLWAKKHILAFGWKDIRAGLVLEKITRFLSLSLPTTFNFLAWAGGLFVYHAIMGQAGVQGLAALSVMTPVESIALAMMIGLSNAAAVLVGNQLGAKNFEPVYYQAWATLILNLLIAVMVALILLVSNQWILNAFSALTPETRQLSEQFMLILAIGVILRSIPMMVIVGVLRAGGDVKFCLYQDLIAQWVIGIPLAAFAAIYLGWEPQWVYLLFLTEEVVKWMISLPRVRSKKWMKNLIGN